CCATTTGGGTCATGTGTGGTCTCATTATACTATCAATATGATGTCACTTTGTGTATCAGTGTAGTCAATATATTGTTTATGGACGGAAAGCTGCAGAGGACTTCTTAAGACCTTGTTTTCTgtgtaaaaatacaataaaaagtatATTCTGTAGGTTAAAATCAAAAGGTCAATTCTgtgataagaatttcaatgctgaAAATTGCGTATTGAAATTAATGTTTATATTTGCATGTGTTGCTATAAATGTAAAAGCTTAATCTTACTGCATTTCATAATTAGCCATGTTTCATATTCAAGACTATTTCTTTTAATTCATGACATTGGTAAATAATTTTTGTTATATTAAAATGGACACAGCTGGTGATTTGGGACATTGTGTGCTTAcagtaaccactcgggtataagcccaccctaGATGgccaatttcacttcaaaaatggggtgggcttataaccgggaggGACTAGcagttgaatttaaaaataagaaaaatcttccccatttgtatatgcccaatgtatcagtaatttctatcatcttaaaattttaagtatggaatgttaatttttaactgatattttttaaatatttgttcttaaatgagaaagaaaagcattgatatgatttaagaACTAAGCTAAAAagactactgggcttatacccgagtgcacccttgttccccgaatggtttgaaaaacagggggtgggcttatagccgaaggtgggcttatacccgagtggttacggtaattataATAGTGTATCTTATCCCATctgtgaaaacatttaaagagTTTGCAAAACAACAATTCAGTTATCCAGTGTGAACAAAAATGAGCCAAGTAACTTGCACATTAATATGGTATGGAAATATGTACTGCTGAAGTCTGATTGTGATGTCATACAAAAGAATTAATCATTAAATGTTTTACTTCATGTTTTGAGCAACTGGTTGTATCATGCAAGGCATAAGAAATGCATGATCGTattacatgcttttgaagttACAGCACACCATTCAACCAGTGtcataaaaaggttaaaaaatatatgcccaaatCTAATTAAAAAAGATATAGAGAAAAACATAACACATTTCTCAAGCTGACTGCTCCGTTTGCCATGACCCTGTTAATTAAACTCATCCCAGAAGCAAGGTAGATTTCTTTCTTTAGATCTATATGCAGCTTTGATTTGTACTTGTCATTATTTTGCTGCTAATTTTTGCTGTTATATTTTGTATCTGCTCCAAATGttggttttctttttgttttaccTTTTTCAACTTGTCCCTATAATTGGGTTTGTCCTGTATCTGCTCCACTATAGATGTCTGTACTATTCTATGGTTTGCCAACCACTTAAATGAAATTTCTTTTTACTTATTCCCCTGCTTATTCACCATGTAAAGTTGGTCAAACAAATCTTTCAACTTCATTATGTTAAATATATTTACTGCACATCGCTAAATCAGCAgactgctgaaggaccttgctgaaAATAGAAACTTTTCAGCATGCTCCCATCAACACAATCTATTGTAAACTTGTATTCTCCCATTTCTGAGTGCGATTCACTCCCTGCTAAAGGTAAACATTGTTGACAAAATCAATCTATAACACCACAATATCATCATACAAAAGATAACATTCAAATTCCATCCAGGTTGAATGATGAAGTAAACTGTGCAGTTTTGATCAAATTATAATCAAGTGTTATCATTCTTACTTAGCCACTCATCTGCTCCTGGGTCAGTTAAATGAATGCCTTTGACTGATGCTGTACAGAAGATGTTTTATTGAACCCAAAAGTCAATTTTCAACTCAATCAACCTCCAGTAGGATGCTTGAGTCTACTAAAGGTCAAGTTATAAGGATGAACAATTTTTCATTAGGATGAGTCCACTGAATTTATGGCTACGACACTGAACATTGTTGTTTTATAttacaattttgaattaattgagAATTGACACTCTGATGAGCCCCAATAACAACTCATGATACACCAGGTTTGTTTGACATGCTGTATACTAGATTCACTTGACCATTCAAACTAGATGGATTGTATCAGTACTTACATTTCTCTTGTGAATGTATCTTGTGTTATCCTATCCTGTCCACTCCCTGGTGGTCTTTCATCAAAGTCTTTACATCCTAGTGTCTGTAATGCTGTTGGttcaaacaaagataaatcaaagATTCAATAAGTTCTTACTTATAGGCCTGAAAAATGTGGAATCAAGGAAGCTAGTTCCTGGGAAACATTGGAACTTCAGGGATTACCATGCATacaattttgtgattttgtcatttttaatACATGTATCAATCCCGGGTATCAATCAAGTGCAATTCTTTTTGTAAGTTTAAGTAGCTTTAAGTGTATTTTTAttaattgtcagtttttgatccgTATCTGATGTCAGTATTGTATtctcagtcagatattgccttttggcaactttactgagtatcctggtagatcaatcaatcaatcaatcaatcaatcagtaaaTTAGATCAATCTTAAGTTCTTAACCTTATCCTCAAGTGCTGACTCTCACTCTATTTCCTGACAACATAATACTAATCCTACCtgtatcaaaaaattaaaaaagggcTAGGTTCCTGTGCAAAGATTTTTTTAATGCaagatgttttgttttgttttttcaaaattatttttcaagCTTTTGTGTAAATCAATTTTTCCTTTTTCTAAGGTAAAATAACTCATTTATGGTCAAATAAGTTGCAAGTTGGATATGGAATATTATAAATTTGTATGGAAAACCGAAGATTGATTTCCTCTTTTGGAGGGTAATTTTTAGCATAAAAACATAATTTCCCCTGAAGATCAAAAAAAGAAATGGTAAAAAACAGCATCACCAAAAATGGCTTCACACTTAaagttccttccttccttccttccaatacTGTGCTGCTCTCAAATGGCTGAGAATAAACGCACACCTCCCCATGTAAAATATTCTGCAACTTACCTTGTGTATACTGCTCTAATGAAATAAATCCCTTCTTTGTTGGATCCAGCATACCAAATACCGATTCTATGTTTGAGTTATCAAATAAACACGGGTAGTCCATCTGTGTAGTCCTAGCTTCTTTTGTTTTGGCAATATAGTCTAACATGAAAGCCTTAGGATTATCTGAGGGAAAAAATAAttaagaaagaaaatgaaaaaccaaacaaacaaacaaaaaacatctcaATGTACAGTTTAATTAAAAGAAGTACGGTAACGGTATTTCTGATTCAGCATCTTCATGTTTGTAATTTTTCAGTTCTGTAGATATCCactaaaaagcttattcccaaatttcagttgactcCAAGTTTGTGTTGAGTTGTGCGTGTACTACactgccactgtgttgtaatttcattctgttaacagaatgtaatttaaattttacCATATTCTTgcgaaacaaattaatctgcaagaaattgtttgtattatgcagccagaggtggtTTCCAGTGctataaaaatttcatttttttagaacagtgggggatgatgctgtggatcacgaaatgcccctatAAAACAGCAAACCGACCTCACACAAAAATCTCAATCATTCAAACTTGGCAATGCCAATGAGGTCTAAAATTAAATGAAACCCAAGACTATAATAGCTACTTACATGTTGAAATACAAATAACCAACAACCAAAAATGGAAAACACATAAACAACACTAAGCTGTGAACAATCTGGTATAACAATAACATGGTGACTGACTTTGTTATGTGCACATCATTCATTTAAAAACTACCATTGGAGATTGCATCTGGGTCATCCTGAAAGTAAAACTAGGATGGTAGTCATATTGTAGAATCTAGCAGCATAAACCATGGCTAGTTGGTGTGCATGTTTGGGCAGGGACtgagaggagtgagagcaatcactctacaGGCTACAGCttttaagttgcatttgcaagagcgacttttagctcctctagatgactcgttaaattctttatgttttgatgcccacaggtgcaaacagctcttctattagagtgttcataaatactttggttggggggtggaaaagttggaacctcggacgtcaaagtTTTTTTGACCCCCTAAAAAAGAGTGGATTTTTTTTATCCCTCTTTGcgcaaaaaaattggcactttttattttaaaatgaccaaatatggggttaattttggttagaaacccatatacaggcatcaacatgggggggggggggtgattgtatggaccatccccctaacAATatatttatccccccatccctcCGGGATCTACCTACCCCTACgatcattaactcattagctaaaaattaccgttattactcattggagtcatagagttacacccaaattgtaaagtgggcacattagggcaagttgataattgccttggattttcactgaaaaggcaaggcagcacggcaatttctagcaaccagataatgtataaaagccgatgtgattggctgaatatgtaagcttacgtaggggtaatgaatattaattgacaaactattgtgtatactgtgattgatagctgggttagacatgtccacattgcttattatagggggcgacattcaatccaagaagttgtgtccacagtagctcacagtcaatggtttaactgtgtaatccccatagggaaatacaaaaatttgaaatttggacaccagaaacttggagacgtagtctaaaaagttctggtactttatccttgatacagaagtcagcatgcagtgaaagttagatttcataaaataaaatcgcctttgtgtaaaatggatcatcatggtaaaaaatgatgcattacatgcttgttttgtacagtaagtcattgtaaggtATTGTCAATGATGaccgcagaaaagtgcagttttttaaaaacagacatttgcccataacttcgctaatttttgacctacagacatagttgacccctcttttttaagttaaataatcacctttttaaacaaaataatttccatgtgaaatatcctacttgaaaatttcgTGAACATGCCTAGCTGGGTTACGATCAATTCTgtggttacgatgctcaaaatagcgatcgtgttcaagattttcgatttaattttccacaatttttgggggtgttaaccagtacttgttaatgattttataatgaaggggcaaggCTGGCCGGCtaggcacccacggcaacttcatttaggggcacggcaagtgactgccgtcggaaaaggacatattttgagggcattgcggcaatgggggtgggcacccacggcaatatgccgtcggtgctgCTGAGGGTTAAATCGACGAGGGCtgatatcgcgtatttcaaactacaacacgaaaGCACGACTTAACCAATCACGACTGACACGAGTGCGTTGCAGTCGGGGCCACTCGCTCGATTGAGCGGCCCACTGGATCAAGCGGCCCGCTGGATCAAGCAGCCGAGTGCACGGCTCGATAGAGCGTACACGCTCGATCAAGCAATATTGTTATATCTTTTGAATCCAGGCATAATATGGAATAATAGTTAATTAAATGTCATTGTATTAGCTTGTAGTTCattattaaaggtgaacctcattgaaaataaagttatatatcaatggaaagcttatgatatcaggatattaaaaataatttttccgattttttgatggccaataaagctgaaaaattaaaaaatgaatgaatttttggtctttttaaggcgccaaaaagcacccaaatcaatcgtctttgaccttgagaatgctcgtgacgtaagctcagggttcgtgcagtcacgtgatcctactcggaaacatgtaaacaagacttgcttcctgtactttgcaagctgcccggcaagtctgattttcacaataaagcttgaaatgagaagaatcttcaagttgctgattccttgttccgtaaatttttgacaaaatcagtcataactggctgggtataactgggtaattgagtttgaatttcgctgggatcaattccatgcgcaaatgattgctgctaccgtataccgttcatgtcatggactgaataaacatgatcgaataccaaattaaataacttgtttgtgacattccctattcttgattcatttaaaaatatctgatttttaaaaatatcgtcttgtagtaatcaaaaattaattaaaaaaccgccgatttcatcaaatccagcccataaaggttttcatattatagCGCATTATGTAATACATTCtccggtacattctttccacacaatcacgattgaaagaaacagatactttattataaaataaatacaatttaggcttagtagactgttatttgatggaattctgaaatctgaataaaattaaaatattgtcacttgtgtcacgattcttttaatgatactaccatcagtgtactgaaaaagtgaaacattaatgttttatggattaccgaacacgatgcgtaaattgctgcttttatgctgaagaaattacaggcagccacgccgatcaaggtgggcaaacacagcgactcgcttcgtctctccggtagcacaagttcaagttgcgccgtgtttcagcagatttgatcaatcgttcccttatatttggaacatctacaggaataaattttgctgatgaagtagcaataagttggaaatatcagaatgtgaatatcaaatcggttattttgtctgcaagtacagtacgtacagtcgcggatacggaacactcggcgactgagtgagttcaccccccccgtatgtatctacgagttcgcctatcatacatgaccggttgtaaagttaagaaataattaaaaaaaaccgtacatgtactttattctattccttcattttctcattgtgataagttcatttcaacttggtgtgacgatctgaactgggagcactagcagttattttttgcaatctgttttcattccggttcttcggcgaatcttcgctcttcgtgctttactgtaatattccctgcatatcgtggatagcttggcctatcccaaatcaccccggccagcacttttcccatttttaatcacacactttattcaggaacttcattcttgatttgatcatgatgtttccttcatgttattcttattttattgaagatatttttcatgtaaagtaagttggcaatgactgagttcgtgcattggcccgatgcatgccacagtaatgcatggacattgtgtttacaatcaaacccggaagtaactgtgtgtccccgtgttGCGTCATCATCGAAAAGCGCTTAATTTGAGCGATTTcgtttttgtaatttagggggtgccaatatccaatctttgcatgaagattatgtctatcctggtgcgttaggcaaataaaaaatattcttttctgcttcctggcgtcataagctttccattgatatataactttattttcaatgaggttcacctttaaacgcTGAAAATAGCTcaccattaattttattcatgtgTATCACATGTTTTGAACACATGATTCATCACGCTCCATTCGGCACCCGGATGTTGCTACATTGGGCGTGATGTCGCTACATTGGGCGTGATATCGCACATTCGTGCGTACAATTACTATAACTTTGAGATATGTCAATGATATGGGCGCTGTGTACTAATGTAGATGGATGAAACAATGTGATTTAACCTCATTGGACTTTCTGTGGAGATTCAGAAGAGAAggaatgtttttgaaatgagcaaggatttaaaaataattcaAGTAAACATGTCTAACTACCTTCTCTGTCAAGTGTCAAGAGTGCTTTGAAACGATTTGAAAGCAGTAAAACAAATTGAGTTGAGATGCAAAAGAGTAAAACACACAAACAAGTGAAGGTAGTTCAAGTTTGGTATTGTAGTTTATTCAACTAACAAGTAACGCAAGGCACAATGCCtaattcttttaattttcaaGTAACTGTAAGAATACCAGTGACAGTTCATATACAGTTCAGATTCGAAGGAAAAATGATGTGTCAACATTTATTACTCTTAGCCTCTAGTAGCTAAGTCCACGTGCTTTTCAGTATTATACTGCCCTCTCCTAAGAGACATGTCAATACATTGTATAAACAAGTGCCATCCCTGGGAATGGCATGATTCTATAGGCAGGAGAAGTAACACTGAGAACTCGTCTTATTAAACATTAAGGCACGGGCCAGGATGATTTGCACATCAATCTTGAATGCCCACCGAAATAAAAGAGAGGTATCTCGACAGTCGTAACTAAAAGAATGTTGTCTTAACGTCTTTCGATCAAGTCACAAGTGTGTTTCTCCAGATCAAGATGAACCGAACCCAAAAGGGATGTAGGCCCATTCGCGTATCTTTTAAGTAAACATAATGAACGTACTACTTCCATTCAGCCACAGAACAATCGGAACCATACAAATTCCTACAAGTGATTGGAAGAATCCTACATAACTAACAATGCATTTCTAAAAACTGTTTTAaactaacaatgcattttctaaacctgttttcatgcatttttgtgttttaatcTCGTTGATATGCTAATAATGCATTACTACTTCTTTTTCTTACCCAAGCCAGATGGCATATGTGAGCCTGGCATGTGAGCGGTACAAAAAAAATGGGAGGGCGCCCATCTGTCAAGGGCACACCGCCCTGCCCTGGTATCCGGATAATAAATACCAGTACATGTTGAGTGTACCCAATAAGAACAACCCCGCTTTCCCCCTTTATGTTGGCAATTTAGCCAATAAGCATCTTGCATTAGCATATCCGCAGGGCTATCAAACTCGATCCCGCAAACGGCACACTCGTCTTTAGATTGTTGAGCTCGCGCTTTTTTCTTTCCACGCTTTTCTTCGCCGCGCTTCTTTGATGCCCCTGAAGTTGTCCCTGAAGTTGTAGGCTCATTTGCCTCATCATGCTCTGCCATGGGAGTATTAACACGCTTCTGGGGACTTTTACCCGTGGATTTTCTGGTCTACTAGAAATGCTACTTGTCACGGTTGCAGATTGCTGAGCAGCAGCTGGACCGGGGCAGCTGGGAAACCTGGCGATTGCCATTTCCTATCTTTTCCCCAGGCCAAGTGGCTATTACTTCCACATTGACATGACAATTTGTCAGTTTATGCAGTGTTTCCCCGTTATTTATAAGTGTTATTGATCTCTTCCGGAATGTATCGGATCGCTCCCGCCCTTTCGTTCACCTATTATAATATTGCCCTTCTCACTAAAATTCCTTCTTGTATATTTCCTTTTCTTGGCTCCTTGCGCTTCTTTACCAGCTTCTATGTTATCGGCTTCAGGCACGGATCCAACAGGCGTTGGCGCTGCTTTACCAGCTTCTATATTATCGGCTTCAGGCACGGATCCAACAGGCGGTGGCGCTTCTTTACCAGCTTCTATGTTATCGGCTTCAGGCACGGATCCAACAGGCGGTGGCGCTTCTTTACCAGCTTCTATGTTATCGGCTTCAGGCACGGATCCAACAGGCGGTGGCGCTTCTTTAGTAGCTTCCATATTAACAGGCAGTGGTGGAACCTAAAATTTACACAGAGAAAGAAGAACACaaaagggaaaaaagagaaaagaattatgagatcatgtttattttttcaagatcGGTAAAAGTATTTTGTTTATTGTACAAAGTTTTACGGTTAAACCTTTCTAAAGGCTAAACACCTTCTGAAAAACCTTTACAATTCGATTTGTCATCATATTACTACGCCCCAACTGAAAATCCTGGATGCTACCATCTATATTACCTGCTGTTGCTCATTTGGTCCATCTTCCACATGCTGTTGCTTTGGTAAGTTTTGTTGTTCTTCTTCTCTTGCATTTTCATTTTCTTCCATGTCATTTTCCATCTGCTGTTGCTTGTCATTTTCTCCTCCCACATCTTCCACTACTTCTTGATCTTCTGTGTCCATTGGCGTAACTTCATCTTCCCCCGATTTCTCTACATACTCTTGTTCATTTGGTCCATCTTCCACATGCTGTTGCTTTGGTAAGTTTTGTTGTTCTTCTTCTCTTGCATTTTCTTTTACGTCATTTTCCATCTGCTGTTGCTTGTCATTTTCTCCTCCCACATCTTCCACTACATGCTGATCTTCTGCGTCCATTGGCGGAACTTTATCTAGGCCTACTCCCGATTTCTCTACATGCACTTGTGTATCAGTCATTCTGAAAAGCTATAACAGTAATGGCAAAGAAAAATGACAACAAAATTATTAAGTACAAATATTACTACGCGTAGcaatcaatattttttattaaagcatGCAGGGTTTTAATCGTGCCGGGGTCCATCAACATAATTAATAATAGGCGTAATATGGAAAatatatcatgtaggcctatataagaagAAGTGTTTTTGTTAGTGTTTTTGCTTgcaacacaattttaattttttcaaagtcTAGTTTCATTAGCCCTACAccctttaataatattaatattattt
The Amphiura filiformis chromosome 3, Afil_fr2py, whole genome shotgun sequence DNA segment above includes these coding regions:
- the LOC140148408 gene encoding EF-hand calcium-binding domain-containing protein 10-like is translated as MSNPREKEATNYLDQHKILELFDHITSELIFHRPDNPKAFMLDYIAKTKEARTTQMDYPCLFDNSNIESVFGMLDPTKKGFISLEQYTQALQTLGCKDFDERPPGSGQDRITQDTFTREIKQGLKKSSAAFRP